A window of the Roseovarius sp. S88 genome harbors these coding sequences:
- the rimP gene encoding ribosome maturation factor RimP, with the protein MSNDLIAKAAIDRRMAEIITPVIEDMGFELVRVRLMGGKTATLQIMAERPTGGIEVDECANISNAVSAVLDVEDPITDAYTLEVSSPGIDRPLTRLKDFDEFEGYEAKLETAELIDGRKRFKGVLAGTEEDEVLINLEEGTVGLKFDWLVDAKLVLTDELIKDMLKARKDAGLIDEDSFDEIETEGSEED; encoded by the coding sequence ATGAGCAACGACCTGATTGCCAAAGCTGCGATTGATCGCCGGATGGCCGAGATCATCACCCCTGTCATAGAAGATATGGGGTTTGAGCTTGTGCGCGTGCGGTTGATGGGGGGCAAGACGGCCACGTTGCAGATCATGGCCGAACGGCCAACCGGCGGGATCGAGGTGGACGAGTGCGCTAACATCTCAAATGCGGTGAGCGCTGTTCTGGATGTTGAGGATCCGATCACAGATGCCTACACGCTGGAAGTGTCCAGCCCAGGGATCGACCGACCGCTCACACGGCTGAAGGATTTTGACGAATTCGAAGGCTATGAGGCCAAGTTAGAGACAGCTGAGCTGATTGATGGGCGTAAGCGTTTCAAGGGCGTTTTGGCCGGTACGGAAGAAGATGAAGTGCTTATCAACCTGGAAGAAGGCACTGTCGGGCTCAAGTTTGACTGGCTGGTGGATGCCAAGCTTGTGCTGACCGATGAGCTTATCAAGGACATGTTAAAGGCGCGCAAGGACGCGGGTCTGATTGACGAAGATAGTTTTGACGAGATCGAGACCGAAGGGTCTGAGGAGGACTAA